The Candidatus Celerinatantimonas neptuna DNA segment GATGGCCAGAGTCTGGTCATGAAAAAATACGTGAATATTGGAGTTGCGGTTGATACACCAAACGGTTTGGTTGTTCCTGTCGTTCGGGATGTTAATAAGAAAGGAATTTATGAATTATCAGCTGAACTGGGTGAAATATCTAAAAAAGCCCGGGGAGGTAAATTGACATCATCGGATATGCAGGGCGGTTGTTTTACCATTTCAAGTTTAGGTGGTATTGGTGGAACGCAGTTCACGCCTATTGTGAATGCGCCGGAAGTTGCTATTCTTGGTGTTTCTCGCAGTGAGATGAAACCCAAATGGAATGGCAGCGAATTTGTTCCTAAATTGATGTTGCCATTGGCTTTATCTTATGACCATCGTGTGATTGATGGTGCAGATGGTGCTCGTTTCATTTCGGCGATTAGTCACTATTTGAGTGATCTTCGTAAGCTGGTACTTTAATGTTCTCAAACCGGAAGCTTAGCTTCCGGTTTGCGTAATAAAGAAAATTGTTGTTTCATTTGGGAGGTGTTCTCATTGATGCGGCGATTAGTTACACTCTTATAACACACAAGTCGGTCAGCCATAAAACCGACGATTTTTCCTAAGAGGTCATCAACCCATGAGTAATGAAATAAAAACCCAGGTGGTGGTACTGGGCGCAGGGCCAGCAGGGTACTCTGCTGCCTTTCGTGCGGCAGACTTAGGTTTGGAAACTGTCTTAATTGAGCGCTATAGTACGCTTGGTGGGGTTTGTTTAAATGTCGGCTGTATCCCATCTAAAGCCTTATTGCATGTTGCTAAAGTAATTGAAGAAGCCAAATCTTTGGCTGAGCATGGTGTCGTATTCGGTGAACCGACTACCGATATTGATAAAATCCGTAGCTGGAAAGACAAAGTGATCGGTCAATTGACTGGTGGCTTGAGCGGAATGGCTAAGCAACGTAAAGTCACCGTTGTTAATGGGTTAGCAAAATTCGTGGGACCGAATAGCCTCGTTGTTGAAGGCGAAGAAGGTACAACTACAGTTAATTTTGAAAACGCTATTATTGCTGCCGGGTCTCGTCCTGTTCAATTGCCATTCATTCCTCATAATGATGAACGTGTCTGGGATTCGACTGATGCTCTGGAATTGAAAGAAGTTCCTGAGAAATTGTTGGTTCTTGGCGGTGGTATTATCGGTTTGGAAATGGGAACTGTTTACAGTGCTCTTGGTAGTCAGATTGATGTTGTTGAGTTTGCCGATCAGTTAGTTCCTGCAGCTGATAAAGATGTCGTTAAAGTCTTTACCAAACGTGTTAAATCGAAATTTAACATCATGTTGGAAACTAAAGTTGTTGCTGTTGAATCGAAGAAAGATGGCTTATATGTCAGCTTTGAAGGTAAACAGGCTCCTGATGAAGCCCTGCGTTATGATGCCGTATTGGTTGCTGTCGGTCGTGTTCCAAACGGTCTGTCGTTGGGCGCTGATAAAGCAGGAGTTGCAGTTACCGAGCGTGGTTTTATTGAAGTTGATAAACAGATGCGCACGAATGTACCTCATATTTATGCGATCGGTGATATTGTCGGGCAGCCTATGCTAGCTCATAAAGGCGTACATGAAGGGCATGTTGCAGCAGAAGTCATTGCAGGTAAGAAACATTATTTCGATCCAAAAGTGATTCCAAGTATTGCGTATACAGAGCCTGAAATTGCATGGGTTGGCTTAACTGAGAAAGAAGCGAAAGCTCAGGGAATTGCTTACGAATCAGCTGTATTTCCATGGGCTGCATCTGGACGTGCAATTGCTTCTGATTGTGCTGATGGTATGACTAAATTAATTTTTGATAAAGAATCAAATCAAGTCATCGGTGGTGCAATTGTCGGTACTAATGGTGGTGAACTTTTAGGTGAAATTGGTTTAGCCGTGGAAATGGGATGTGATGCCGAAGATATTGCATTGACCATTCATGCACACCCAACTTTACATGAGTCAATTGGTTTAGCAGCTGAAGTATTTGAAGGTTCAATTACGGATCTGCCAAATAAAAAAGCGAAGAAAAAATAATTGCTTTGATTCTAAACTCCGGTGAAGGCCGGAGTTTATTGTCAGAATTTTAGGGTGATTTTAACAAGTAGATTTCTTTATTTTATCCCGCAAGGGCTTTAATCTTGTTATAGCCGATTTACTGAGCTTTAAGATGTGTTAATTTGAATACAGTTTAATTTCCAACGATAAGTAGCCTTTAGTACTCTGTTTAACCTCTATTTCTAACACAAACAAGATTCATCACCTAAGATGAATTTATCCATGAAGTACAAGAAACAATCCTGCTTTAAATGCTATAAATATACATAAAAATGCATTTTTATGTATATTGCTATTTGATTCTGGAGACGATAAGTTATTAGTATCTTTTGGGACAGAGTTTTTTAGCACTACCCCCTACTACGGGAAAGCGGTCATCACACACATAGCGTAATAGATATTTTGATGTTAAATCCTGCAGATTAAGATGACCGCTTAAATCTGATTGAACTATCCTATAGGTGGATCATTCGTCGAATCATTTTGCTTTTGTGATGATGGACGCTTAGTGCCATAACCCTTGATTGTGAGTGGATAGTTATCGACAATTTGTTGTGTGTATGTTAAATATTTACATATATTTTAAGTTTTACGTGCAGCGGATTCATTCCACGATAAGTGTGCTGATGAATGACGCTGTTCGGGCCCACCATTAAAAACATAATATGAAAGTGAGGAGCAAGTCGTGTTAGAAGCATATCGTGAACATGTACAGGAGCGAGCCGATTTAGGGATTGTTCCGAAACCTCTTGATGCCGAACAAGTCGCGGGACTGGTCGAGTTGCTTAAAAATCCACCTGTTGGTGAAGAAAGTGTTTTATTAGATTTATTGGAAAATCGAATTCCTCCTGGTGTTGATGAAGCCGCTTATGTAAAAGCTGGCTTTTTAGCTGCGATTGCTCAGAAGAAAGCACAATCTCCGCTGATTTCCGCTCAGAAGGCCACTCAATTGCTCGGAACAATGCAAGGTGGCTACAATATTGAACCGTTAATTTCTCTGCTTGATGATGAAGAGCTCGCTCCTTTAGCGGTTGAAGCGCTATCTCATACCCTGTTGATGTTTGACTCATTTTATGATGTCGAAGGAAAAGCTAAAGAAGGGAACCAATCTGCGCAGCAGGTTATGCAGAGCTGGGCTGATGCTGAGTGGTTTTTAAATAAACCTGAAATTGAAGAAAAAGTAACCCTGACAGTTTTTAAAGTTTCAGGTGAAACCAATACTGATGATTTATCTCCGGCACCAGACGCTTGGTCTCGTCCTGATATTCCACTGCATGCTCTGGCCATGTTGAAAAACCCAAGAGATGGTATTGAACCGGATAAGGTGGGTGATGTTGGCCCTATCAGTTTGATTAATCAGCTTAAAGAGAAAGGTTATCCAGTGGCTTATGTCGGGGATGTTGTCGGTACTGGCTCATCTCGGAAATCAGCTACGAATTCAGTGCTCTGGCTTATGGGCGATGATATTCCTTATGTGCCAAATAAACGGGCTGGTGGTTATGTTTTTGGAGGTAAGATTGCCCCAATTTTCTTTAATACCATGGAAGATTCAGGTGCTATGCCAATTGAGTTTGATGTTTCGGCTCTTTCGACTGGTGATGTGATTGATGTTTATCCTTTTGAAGGGAAAGTGACGCATCACGATAGTGATGATGTGTTGGCCACTTTCGAGCTTAAAACGGATATTATTCTTGATGAAGTCAGGGCTGGAGGGCGTATCCCTCTGATCATCGGTCGGGGGCTAACGGATCGTGCTCGTGAGTCACTGGGTCTTGAATCGAGTGATGTGTTCCGGCGACCTCAGGCTGTGGAAGCATCTGATAAAGGCTTTACCCTGGCCCAAAAAATGGTTGGTAAAGCCTGTGGTGTTGATGGAATTCGTCCTGGTCAATATTGCGAACCGAAGATGACAACGGTTGGTTCTCAGGACACTACAGGGCCAATGACTCGTGATGAATTAAAAGATCTGGCTTGTTTAGGATTTACGGCCGACTTAACGATGCAGTCTTTTTGCCATACGGCAGCATATCCAAAACCTGTTGATGTTGAGACACATCATTCCTTGCCTGATTTCATTATGAATCGTGGTGGAGTTTCATTGCGACCGGGTGACGGGATTATTCATTCATGGCTGAATCGGATGTTGCTTCCTGATACGGTTGGTACAGGGGGGGATTCTCATACACGTTTCCCTATTGGGATCTCTTTCCCGGCTGGCTCTGGATTAGTTGCATTTGCGGCTGCAACTGGTGTGATGCCACTTGATATGCCTGAATCTGTTTTAGTTCGTTTTAAAGGGAAGATGCAACCTGGTATCACGCTGCGTGATCTGGTCCATGCAATTCCTTATCAGGCTATTCAGGAAGGTTTACTGACTGTTGAGAAACGTGGTAAGAAAAATATCTTTTCTGGCCTAATTATTGAAATTGAAGGTTTGCCTCAACTGAAAGTTGAACAGGCTTTTGAGCTTTCAGATGCAACGGCTGAACGATCAGCTGCTGGTTGTACTATCAAATTGGATAAAGAGCCGATTATTGAGTATTTGAACTCAAATATTGTCATGCTTAAGTGGATGATTGCTCAAGGGTATGGTGACAGACGCACTATCGAGCGTCGAATTCAGGCCATGGAAGCGTTTGTAGCTGATCCTCAATTAATGGAAGCAGATAAAGATGCCGAATATTCAGCGGTGATTGAAATCGATTTAGACTCGATTAAAGAGCCGATTTTATGTGCACCGAATGACCCAGATGATGCTCGGTTACTTTCAGAAGTTGCTGGTGAAACGATTGATGAAGTCTTTATTGGTTCTTGTATGACCAATATCGGTCATTTTAGAGCAGCAGGTAAGTTACTTGATCAATTTAAAGATACTTTACCTACTAAATTATGGGTTGCTCCACCAACTAAAATGGACCAAAAACAGCTAATTGCTGAAGGGTACTATGGCATATTTGGCCGGGTTGGTGCGAGAACGGAAGTCCCTGGATGCTCTTTGTGTATGGGGAATCAGGCGCGTGTCGCAAGCAATTCGACAGTGGTTTCAACTTCGACCCGGAATTTCCCAAACCGCTTAGGTGATGGTGCGAATGTTTATCTGGCCTCGGCAGAGTTGGCTGCAGTTGTGTCAATTTTAGGACGTTTACCAACAGTTGCTGAATATCTTGAGTATTCTAATAAGATTAATACGACAGCAGCTGATACATATCGGTATCTGAATTTCGATCAACTTGATGAATATACTGATAGTGCTAAAGATGTGATTATTCAGCAGGCTGTTTAATCAATATATCGTTCTGTTTAAAGCCAGCTCTAACGTAGCTGGCTTTTTTGTGGTAGATTTTCGCTTGTTTAACCTCAGTTCCGGGATAAGACGTCATGAATGAATTGCCATTTGTTCATGTTGTGTCAGGGCTGTGTTCGGATGCTAGATAAGCTGAGCTCAGGGCAATTGTTCTATTACAGGCAAACGTATTCAACGTCGCATCCTAGCTTAATTCTTTATCGAACAGGCTTCTTTATTTTGAGCTGAGTTATTTAATCCATGATTAAAGGAAGCTGTTGTAGTGGATATTGAGTTGACTTATCGAGATGATGGGCAATTTCTCATTGATTGCGGTGATGTTCATCGGGCGTTGGCTCTATGGTTAGAGCAAAGTTGGTCTGAAACTTCATTTCAGGAGCAGCTGAATAAGGCGATGCAACCTGAGTATCTGCCGATATCTATTTCGGGACCAGAATTTTTTGCATATATTGATGAACAGGAAATTTTAGTATTTGCTAATAATGGAAGCGGGGAAGTTGATATAGACGAAGCCATTTACGAGATACAAGATGCCAGTGCAGCTTGTGGCTATGACGATTTCGTTCATTTGGTTAAATATATAATATCGGCATAAATATCGTTCTTAAAGCTATTTTTTGAGCAAAAATCAATTATTGAAGATAAATCGTTTCTAATCTGCGCTGAAATAGGGCAAGGATCAGATTTTACCTGAAATAAAAGACACTTTTGGTGCAATTCATAAAAGGCGATGCCCCAGTTTGAGGCGATATAAACAAAGAAATGCATACGGATAATTTAACTCATTGATTTTTATAAATATTATTTTTTTGGCATGAGAGTTGTTAAGATAACTTGGAAACATGACAAGATTTTACTCGGAGGAAGGTCAGATGAAACTCGTTAGTGCAATTATCAAACCTTTTAAGTTAGACGATGTTCGTGAGGCCATCGCAGAGGTCGGCGTTGAAGGATTAACGGTATCAGAGGTCAAGGGTTTCGGTCGCCAGAAAGGACATACTGAGCTGTATCGTGGTGCTGAATATCAGGTTGATTTTTTACCTAAGGTTAAATTAGAAATTGCTGCTCAAGATAGCGATGTAGATCGCATTATTGAAGCAATTACCAGTGCAGCTTATACAGGGAAAATTGGTGACGGTAAAATTTTTGTTTATGACCTGAGTAACGTGATCCGCATCCGAACCGGTGAAGTTGACGACGAAGCGATCTAATATGAATGAACGGGCCTTGAATGTTGCAAAAAAGGCCGGATAGCGTGAAATAAGTCATTCAAGGCATTATGCCTTGAATGAACAACATGTGCTACTGTTCAGGATAACGAATCGTATTATGTTCGAATAATTCCAGAATCGAAGTGTGAAGAGTTTGAATTTCCATATCACGTGTTGGCGTAATGAATATTGTGTCATCTCCTGCGATTGTTCCAAGGATCCCTTCCGCTTTACCCAGAGAATCAAGTAACCGAGCAATTAATTGTGCTGCACCGGGACTGGTCTGAATGACAA contains these protein-coding regions:
- the lpdA gene encoding Dihydrolipoyl dehydrogenase; this encodes MSNEIKTQVVVLGAGPAGYSAAFRAADLGLETVLIERYSTLGGVCLNVGCIPSKALLHVAKVIEEAKSLAEHGVVFGEPTTDIDKIRSWKDKVIGQLTGGLSGMAKQRKVTVVNGLAKFVGPNSLVVEGEEGTTTVNFENAIIAAGSRPVQLPFIPHNDERVWDSTDALELKEVPEKLLVLGGGIIGLEMGTVYSALGSQIDVVEFADQLVPAADKDVVKVFTKRVKSKFNIMLETKVVAVESKKDGLYVSFEGKQAPDEALRYDAVLVAVGRVPNGLSLGADKAGVAVTERGFIEVDKQMRTNVPHIYAIGDIVGQPMLAHKGVHEGHVAAEVIAGKKHYFDPKVIPSIAYTEPEIAWVGLTEKEAKAQGIAYESAVFPWAASGRAIASDCADGMTKLIFDKESNQVIGGAIVGTNGGELLGEIGLAVEMGCDAEDIALTIHAHPTLHESIGLAAEVFEGSITDLPNKKAKKK
- the acnB_2 gene encoding Aconitate hydratase B — protein: MLEAYREHVQERADLGIVPKPLDAEQVAGLVELLKNPPVGEESVLLDLLENRIPPGVDEAAYVKAGFLAAIAQKKAQSPLISAQKATQLLGTMQGGYNIEPLISLLDDEELAPLAVEALSHTLLMFDSFYDVEGKAKEGNQSAQQVMQSWADAEWFLNKPEIEEKVTLTVFKVSGETNTDDLSPAPDAWSRPDIPLHALAMLKNPRDGIEPDKVGDVGPISLINQLKEKGYPVAYVGDVVGTGSSRKSATNSVLWLMGDDIPYVPNKRAGGYVFGGKIAPIFFNTMEDSGAMPIEFDVSALSTGDVIDVYPFEGKVTHHDSDDVLATFELKTDIILDEVRAGGRIPLIIGRGLTDRARESLGLESSDVFRRPQAVEASDKGFTLAQKMVGKACGVDGIRPGQYCEPKMTTVGSQDTTGPMTRDELKDLACLGFTADLTMQSFCHTAAYPKPVDVETHHSLPDFIMNRGGVSLRPGDGIIHSWLNRMLLPDTVGTGGDSHTRFPIGISFPAGSGLVAFAAATGVMPLDMPESVLVRFKGKMQPGITLRDLVHAIPYQAIQEGLLTVEKRGKKNIFSGLIIEIEGLPQLKVEQAFELSDATAERSAAGCTIKLDKEPIIEYLNSNIVMLKWMIAQGYGDRRTIERRIQAMEAFVADPQLMEADKDAEYSAVIEIDLDSIKEPILCAPNDPDDARLLSEVAGETIDEVFIGSCMTNIGHFRAAGKLLDQFKDTLPTKLWVAPPTKMDQKQLIAEGYYGIFGRVGARTEVPGCSLCMGNQARVASNSTVVSTSTRNFPNRLGDGANVYLASAELAAVVSILGRLPTVAEYLEYSNKINTTAADTYRYLNFDQLDEYTDSAKDVIIQQAV
- the glnB_2 gene encoding Nitrogen regulatory protein P-II — protein: MKLVSAIIKPFKLDDVREAIAEVGVEGLTVSEVKGFGRQKGHTELYRGAEYQVDFLPKVKLEIAAQDSDVDRIIEAITSAAYTGKIGDGKIFVYDLSNVIRIRTGEVDDEAI